In the genome of Tannockella kyphosi, one region contains:
- a CDS encoding DUF3783 domain-containing protein, whose product MKETVLLLNLKDSAHGKAIETILTQFQIDVVHVNKEAVLQQIGYLLKEPGFEPSSKRVDKEIVEEEMIVFYELADEQLELVLEVFKNAHIPFIPLKAIVTPTNIEWTFHKLYEAIKEEYETMSRIKQGA is encoded by the coding sequence ATGAAAGAAACAGTATTATTATTAAACTTAAAAGATAGTGCTCATGGTAAGGCAATTGAAACAATTTTAACTCAATTCCAAATAGATGTAGTACATGTTAATAAAGAGGCAGTATTACAACAAATAGGTTATTTATTAAAAGAACCAGGATTTGAACCTAGTAGTAAAAGAGTAGATAAAGAAATAGTAGAAGAAGAAATGATTGTTTTCTATGAACTAGCAGATGAACAATTAGAACTTGTACTAGAAGTCTTTAAAAACGCTCATATACCTTTTATTCCACTAAAAGCAATTGTAACTCCAACAAATATAGAATGGACTTTCCATAAGCTATATGAAGCAATTAAAGAAGAATATGAGACTATGTCTAGAATAAAACAAGGAGCATAA